The DNA segment GGAACAGATGATTGAGGATCTGCGCCGTGCCAATAAAGGAGAAATCACCTTTGATGCAGAAAAGTACATTAACAAATTCCCTGCGAAAAAGCATGATCATTTCCTGATTCCTGCCGGTACCTGCCACTGTTCCGGAAGCGAGGCAATGGTTCTGGAAATCAGTGCAACGCCGTATATCTTCACCTTCAAGCTGTGGGACTGGGGTCGTGTAGGTCTGGATGGAAGACCGAGACCGGTACATGTGGAGCATGGCAAGGAAGTTATTCAGTGGGACCGCACAACAAAATGGTGTGAGGAAAACCTTGTCAATGCCATTCATGAGGTGAAGCGTACAGAGGATTATGTGGAAGAGCATACCGGTCTGCATGAGCTGGAATTTATTGAAACCAGAAGATACTGGACAGAAACCATCACTCATCATGATACAAAGGGTACTGTCAATATGCTGAATCTGGTAGAAGGCAGAGAAGCGGTTGTAGAAAGTGAAGATGGTGCATTTGAACCATTCGTTGTACATTATGCGGAAACCTTCATCGTTCCGGCAAGTACCGGTAGATATACGATTCGCCCATATGGAGAGTCTGTTGGCAGCAAGATTGGAATTATGAAAGCTTATGTAAGAAATAACTCCTAAAATGTACGTATACATGATATAATAATCACATGGAGGTGACTTCATGGAAAAGCTTGATTTTGGCAAAGGAGCCGTTCCGTTATATATACAGATAAAAAAAATTATTCGGGATAAGATCATATCAAAGGAATATGCACCGGGTGATTCCATTCCGAGTGAGGCACAGCTGCAGGAAATCTTTCATGTGTCCAGAATAACTGCACGGCAGGCGATTGCGCAGCTGGAAAGTGAAGGACTGGTAGAGCGTGCGCGTGGAAAGGGAACCAGAGTTCTTTTTCAGAATAAGATTGAAGAAAATCTGGTAGGCATCAAAAGCTTTACGAATGAAATGCTGGAGCGTGGCATCCAGCCGGGAACCCGCTGGGCGCATATTGAGCTTGTAAAGGCAGATCAGCATGTAGCGGAAATCTTCGGATGCCAGAAAGGTGATTTCGTATATCGTCTGGATCGTGTACGAACCGGGGATGATGTAGCGATCGTATACTTTATCAGCTATTTTTCCAGGGACAGAAATCTGCCGCTGGAGGATGAAAAATATATGGGAAGCATGTATGCGCTGCTGGATGATTTGAATATCCGCAAGCCGGTGAAAACCCGTGAAAATTTCAGAGCGATTACTGCCAGAAAAGAGGAAGCGGAGAAGCTGGATATTAAAAAAGGAGATCCGCTGCTGATCAGAGAACGTGTATCCTATGATCATGAAGGCAACGTTTTGGAATATACGATTTCCTATTATCCGGGAGAGCGTTATTCCTATTCTATTGAGCTTGGATAAGGATGCGATTGTTCGCATCCTTTTTTCAAAATGAGGAGGAAGCTATGACTGTATTAGATAAGAGTATACCCTATTATCCGGTGCTGATGGTACTGGAACAGCCGCCTGTTATACATGAGGTTCCCTTGGCACCGGGCTATTCCTTTCAGCCCTATGATCCATCCTATAAGGAGGCATGGGTTGCGTTACATGTTGCCCTGGGACAACTAAAGAGCAGGGAAGCGGGGCTGCAATATTTTGCGGAAACCTTTGAAACACGTCCACAGGAGCTGCAGCGGCAAATGATACTGATTGTGGATGAACAGGGAAAGCTGGCCGGGACTTCTTCTGTCTGGGAAGGCTTTCATTTCGGTGAACGCAGTATGCGTGTACACTGGGTTGGTGTAGATGAGCATCATCAAAGACGCGGCCTTGCGAAATCACTGATGCTGAAAACAATACAGCTGTATCAATCCATGCAGTGTGAGCATCCGCTGTATCTGACGACACAGACAAACAGCTATGTGGCGATATCCATGTATCAGCGCCTGGGGTTTAGCGCCTATCGCGGCAGTATGCCGGTGAATTTTCATGAGGACCCCAGCACCTTTGAAAGGGACACAGCCTTGGCCTGGAAACTGATTGAGGAAAAGATTGCGCAGCTGTAGATACAGATGCATAGCGGCTTTCAAAGATGCCGAATAAAAAAGCCATACTGTTTTACAGGTATGCGTGCACAGAATAGAGGGCTTTGGATAGATTATCATGAATTAGGGATGCAGTCTGTACAGGGACGTGTACACATAAACAGAAATGTCTGGCTGTGTATTATACTTCTTACGAGAAACCGGATATAACATGAAAAGAGATCAGCTGCATTGTTTACACGCTTTACACGATGCGGCTGATTCTTTTTGTATCTTATGCTATGGATTGTTCTTTGTATCCTATATTATAATACTCATCTTTTAGAGAAAATAGACGCTTACAAGCCTTTTCTTCCATACGTATCCGACAGCACCCTTTACGGAATGTAACCGATAAGGTGCAAGTATCGCTTCTTTTCGTCTGGTTTCTTTTTTCTCCAGACAGCTGTGAATGATGCGTCATTGCTTTCATCGTTAGTCTGTATCATCACAGCTGCTGCTATCCTCTGAACCCATATGCTCCTGAAAAAAACGGTCGGCGGGTAATGGTGGGGAATAGTAAAAGCCCTGTATCTGCGTACAGTGAAGTGCAGATAGAAATTCCAGCTGCTCTCTTGTTTCCACACCTTCTGCTAGCACCGGTATAGAAAGCTGTTGCAGCATAGGAATCATATGCCGTAACAGGATTTGCTTGCGGCTGTTCCAGGGGGTTGAGAAAAACGAATGATCCAGCTTGATTTGATCCACATCGATCCAGCTCAGGATATGCAGATTGCTGCGTGCTGTACCAAAGTCATCGAGTGAGCATTGCATACCTGCCTCCTTCACCCTGTGCAGGAAGAGCTGTACCTGTTCTTTTCTTTCAAAGGGAATTTCCTCATGCAATTCCAGCTCGAGCAAACTGGAAGCGATGTCATAGCGGCGCTGTATGTCGAGAATCTCTCCCAGGTAATACAAGCCGTCCTCAAAGGAAGAACGGGAGACATTGATACTGATGGGAAGCAGGGGAAGTCCCTGTTTTTTTCTTTCGGATAATCGCTTACAGACAGCTTCAAACATGTAGATATCCAGCAGCCGGATACAGGTGTTTTCATCGGCAATCGGAAGAAATTCCTGCAGCGGAATGCACATACCGTTATGAATCCAGCGCAGCAGAGCTTCGGCACCAATGAGTGTATGCGTTCGGGAATCATACTTTGGCTGCAGGTATAAGTGGAATTCATGATGATAAACAGCCTTCAAAATATTCTGTTCCAATGAAAAACGATGATGCAGGCTTTCCTTCTCCCGGGGTGTGTAAAAGGCATAGGAGGTTGAAAACCGCTCCATATCCCGATTGTGCGTCCGGCAGTATTCCGCATAGCCAATAGCATCCTCCAGGGTGTCACAAACCATGGGCTGACAGATTCCAAAGGACAGTGCAAGTGCGGTATCATAAAGCTGTGCAGCTATGCGCTCTGCCTGGTCGTCCAGCTCATATACCAGCTGTAATGTATCCAGACGGTTATAGGAGGGAAGAAGAAAGACCAGCCGATAATCAGAAAGCTCTGCCACAAGGGCATCGTGCTTGAGATGTGGCTGTACTTGATTCTGCAGGCGGTGAAGCAGCTGCAAAAGCCGTGTTCTGCCAAACAGCAGAACGAGCTGCTCTACCTGCTTGATTCCCATTGTCATTACACAGCAGTTTCTTTGTTGTACGCTGTTCATTTGCTTCCGATCATTTGTGTTCATATCTGGCACCTCTCAGCTAGAGTTTTGCCCTTTTCCTTTCTTTTATTCGACGGAAAAGCATGGAATGAAGAATTGGTTCTTTTCGTAGAACGTAATATACAGCTGCTGTATGAGAAAAGAAAGGGAGTGCCTCAGATACGCTTTCGCTCCTGGCTTTTTGGAATATGCAGCTGCTGGCGGTATTTGGTGATAGCCCGGCGGGAAACAGAAAGATCCATTGCTTTCAGCTTGATAACAAGCTGCTGATCGGAAAGGGGATGCGTTTTATCCTCATTCTGTATCATAGTAAGCATGGCACGCTGTACAGCGGCACTGCTGTCCCCCTGCATTGTGGAAGCGCTCAGCAGCTGATGGAACGCATAGCACTCCTTCTCAAACAGATAATACTTATTGTGCAATGCCCTGGATACGGTAGATACATGCAGTCCGAGTCTGTCTGCCAGCTGCTGGAGTGTGCAGGGCTGTAATTCATCGCCATACAGGAAAAAGCCCTTTTGTATTTGTACAAGCTCATTCACAATCATGAACAGGGTGGCGTTTCTTCGATTCAGTGCTTCAAACAGCAGACATGCTTCCTGAAAATAGGATTTCAGCTTATCGCTATGTTCAATCGCCTGCACATAGTGCTCCTGTAAAACCGTAGAACCATAACGCATTGGAAGTATTTGCAGCCGTTCCTCCTCAACGCAGATTTCCAGCTCCGGCAGGATAGTTTCTATAGAATCCTGCTCATATTCGTGGCAGGGACAGGGAGTGCAGGAACGCAGTGAGAAAATCACCTCCTTGACTTCCCGTGCAGACAGCCGCATACCCTTTGCGATTGCCGTAATATTTTTCTCTGCCAGCTCTGCTGCATATTCACGTAACAGCTGCTCTCCCAACCGGTTATGAGATCTCTGACATTGCAGTATCAGCGCCTCCCGGACATTTCGCGCCGCAACTCCGCACGGTTCAAGGCTTTGCAGGATATGCAGCTGCTTCAGAAGCGTAGTCTCATCTGTTTGTAATAGCGCACAGCTTTCCGGAATGGATTCACGGAAAAATCCCTGTGTATCAAGTGATTCAATCAGATAGGAGCATATAGCTTCATCATAGGGCAAATTACAGGTGTGCAGCTGCAAATACAAATCCTCCTGCAGTGTATGCTTGTGTGCCATATTCTGAAGCAGCCATTCATCGGAATTTGTCTGCGGGTGAAAATCCAGAAACGGATTCTGCTGTACACTGTTTAGAACCAGCTCCATCAGCTCACGGCTATCCATTTTCAATATTTCCAGCGCCTGCTGGTTTTTCTGTGTCATGCTGTAGGTTTGCTTCATCGTCTGTGTTTGCTGCATGCTTTGTGTCATATGCTCACCTCTATTCCTTTTTCTTTTAACCTAGCAAAAATCGTGCCAACAATCGTCACTTTCCAGCAGTTTCCGCATTGACTTTCAAAATATTCACCGATACACTTATAATAAGGAAAGGAAGTCGTTTCGTATATGATAGAGAAGGTATATGCCTATGTGGTGGAGGCGACAAAAGAGCATTTATGTGAGAAGGGAAACTCACTTTATATCAGTGAACAGCTAAAACTGAGCCGCAATATGGTATCTCAATACCTCAATCAGCTATTTTCACAGGGGCGTTTGATTAAAATCAATACCAGACCGGTTGTATTTTACGACGGGAATGTGGTTGAGGCGCAATACGGTGTTCACCTACACGGACAGGAATTTATCTCAGATAAGGAGTTTCAAAAAGCGCTGCAGCCGGCAAAGCCACAGGATTTTGAAAAGCTGATTGGCTGTGATGAAAGTCTGGCTACGCTTGTGAACCAATGCAAGGCTACCATATCGTATCCCCCTGCCGGTCTTCCTTTACTTCTATATGGCCCTACGGGTACGGGCAAGAGCTTTCTTGCACAGCTGATGTATGAGTATGCAAGGAATCAGGGACTGATTAAGGAGGATAAGAAATTTCTAATCGTAAACTGTAGTGAGTATGCCAACAATCCGGAGCTGTTAACGGCCAATCTGTTTGGACATAAAAAGGGAGCCTTTACCGGTGCTGACAGAGATAACCCCGGATTGATCAAGCTTGCGGAGGGCGGTGTTCTGTTTCTGGATGAGGTGCACTGTCTGAAAGCGGAATGCCAGGAAAAGCTGTTTCTGTTTATGGATAAAGGGATTTATCATATGGTGGGGGATAATGAGAAATGGTATGAATCCAGTGTCCGTCTGATATTTGCGACAACGGAAAAGCCGGAGGATGTGTTGTTGAAAACCCTGCTGCGCAGAATTCCCATGATGGTTACGGTGCCGTCCCTGGAGGAGCGGGGAGCCCATGAGCGTCTGCAGCTGATTCATTCCATCTTTGAGGATGAGGAAAAGCGGATTCATAAATCTATCAGTATATCCGCACTCGTTTATCGCCTGTTTCTGAATACACAGTTTACAGGAAATATCGGAGAACTGAAAAATGCTATTCAGGCCAGCTGTGTGAATGCCCTGTTTGCGTCCAAGCAGGATAGTGCCGTATTGGAAATCCGCGCCTATAATCTTCCGGAAAAAATGATGGCAGGGAAGGAGTCCGGTAAATCTTCAGCTGGAGAAAACCAGCGAATGATTCCAATTCATGAACTGAAAAGCTTTGTCACAAGAGAGCGGCCGCTTATACGGCTACTGGAACAAATTCTTGAAGCCTTCACTGCACGCAATGACCTGAACGGCTTTCTGCATGAGGCTGAGCTCTGCATTCATACGTATCAGGAGGCTATCATGCTGCGAAACAGTGCTTCCTTAAGCAGGGATGACTATGTACAGGGGATTGTGACAAATATCTTTGATATGCTTTCTCTGCGCTACGGCTTTCAATATGTGAACAACGATATGATAACGATTACCGCCTATATCAGCGACTGTATGCAGAATATACTGGAGCTTGGTAACTGGCAGGATGCAAAGCGAAGGGCTGTACAGGGGATGCAGGATTTTATGAAGCAGGAGCTTTCCAGAGAATATGCGATAGCAGAAGAAATCCGCGAGCATCTGGAAAACAATTTAGACATGGAATTTGACGATATGATTACGATTATACTGAGTCTGCATCTGAAAATACTGAACCGGGTACAGGATCTGAACAAACGCATCGGTATTATTATTGCGCATGGCTTTTCTACAGCCAGCTCTCTGGCAGATGCTGTGAATAAGTTTCTCGGACGTTATGTATTCGATTCCATCGATATGCCGCTGCATGTGACAACACAGGAAATCATTGAGCGCTTAAACCGTTATCTTAGCAAAACCGGACGGTTTGAGGAGCTGTTTCTGCTGGTGGATATGGGGTCTTTGGAGGAGCTGTATAAGGGTATTGAAAACCAGAATACTACGATAGGTATTATGAACAATGTGACGACCAAGCTCGCCCTGGAGGTGGGAAACGGTATGATTCAGGGAACCGGTATGAGGGAAATCTTTGAACGGGTCGAAAAGCATAACAGCAACCATTATCATATTGTAGAGCATCGCAGAAGGGAAAAGGTCATTTTATGCTCTTGTGCAAGCGGTATGGGAACTGCCGAAAAGCTGAAAAAGATTCTGAAGGATTCACTTCCTGTTGATCTGCCAATTCAGGTGCTTACCTATGATTACAATACCCTGCTGGAAAAGCAGATGCATGATGCCTTCTTCGATCATTATGAGGTCATCTGTATTGTAGGTACGCTGAATCCCAACATGGAAGGTATCCGCTTCATTCCGATTGAGGATTTAATTATCAATGATACACTAGATGAACTGAATGTGTATTTCCAGGATTATATCAGTGAGGAGGAAATGAAAACCTTTAAACAGAATATATTGAAGAATTTCTCCTTATCGAACATCATGAATAATTTGACTATTCTCAATCCCAATAAGCTGCTGGAGCATGTTGCGGATGCGATTGATCAGCTGCAGCTGAAGCTGGGGCTTCGCTTTACTAATAATACCTGCTTTGGTCTGTATGTGCATATCTGCTGTCTGATTGAGCGTCTGGTGACACGCAGGGAGATAGAAGTATATACGGATATTGAGGACTTCGCACAGAAGGAAGCGTCCTTCATTGCCTGCGTTAAGGAGGCGTTCAGTGTCGTAGAGGAATATTACGGTGTGAAGATACCGGAGGAGGAAATCGGATATATCTTCAATTATGTGGAAAATAATTAACCATCTGTAACCATACTGGCATGTGATCCAATACACAAGGGAATCAGCTTTTTGAAGAATATATGCTTGATTATAGCATCTGTTTATATTTTGCTTGCAAATTGCATCACAGGGACAATCCGCTTGGGTTGTTCCTTTTTAACGTTTATGCAATAAGCAGGAAAGGATACAGCGTCGATGAAACAGGTGACAGCGTCGGTGAGGCATAGGGTTTTACAGGCTGGAATGTAGTATTCAAAACAAAAGGACAGCCTGGAAAGTATCATTGAAAACAAAAGGGCAGCTTTATCCGGAATTCTAAATACTTTTTTCATGAGGAGGAGGTCTGCCTGTGCTGTAAAAGTACCGTTTATATGCGTATATTCCTGCTTTCTTTATAAAATAAGGCGCAATATGAAAATATAGATTCCTGCTATTGGTTTTTATCTATTTCTGATGGAAGCAGCTAGCTTTCATTTTATATTTCTTATATCTGATTGGCACGCTTTTTGCTAGGTAAATAAGTGAAGGGAGTTGAAGACATGGCAAACATAATTCTGGCATCGCATGGTGAGCTGGCAAAGGGGATGCTGAATTCTGCGGCAATGATTATCGGCAATCTTGCAAAGGATGTGGAGGTGTACTGTCTGTATCCAGGGCAGAATCCACAGGACTATGCGGAAAAGCTCCGGCTGCGTATTGCAGACAGTGATGAAGCATGGGTCATCGTGGCAGATATTCTCGGTGGCAGTGTGCATACGGCATTTGCACAATTAACTGCATATGGCAATGTAACGATTCTGTCGGGTATGAATCTGAATCTGGTGCTTAGTATCCTGCTAGGCAACCGTGATGATGTCAGTGAACAGCGAATGAGTGAGATCGTGGATGAGGCTAAAACAGGAATCACCTGTAAAAAAAGCATAGATACACAGGAAGAAGAGGATTTTTAAGGAGAGGATGAATGAAGATGAAAAAAGAATTTCTGGATGTATTTCAAAGTAAGAAGCCGATTTTCGGTATGCTGCATCTGAAAGGAACTAGTGATGCAGAGGTGATGGAGCGGGCAAAAAAGGAAATCCGTGTATATTATGAAAACGGAGTTGATGCCGTAATTGTGGAAAACTACTTTGGAGTCTATCATCATATGATGATGGTATTGGAGTATTTGAAGGAGAATTATCCGGATCACATCTATGGCGTGAATTGTCTCGATCAGGATACGATGAATTTTGAACTGGCAATGAAATATGCGGCGACCTTTGTACAGCTTGATTCCGTGGCAGGACATCTGGATTCGAAGAATGATGAAACCTTTGCGGCGTTCATGCAGCTATATCGTTTGCGGTATTCCGGCTATGTTCTGGGAGGTGTACGTTTTAAATACCAGCCCTATCTCTCGGAGAGAAGTCTGCAGGAGGATTTAACGATTGGCAAGACACGCTGTGATGCCATTGTCGTTACACAGGATGCCACCGGACAGGAGACAAGTATGGAAAAGATAAATGAATTCAGAAATATTTTGGGTGATTTTCCGCTCGTAATCGGGGCCGGGATGACACCGGAAAACTGTGCAAAGCAATTTGCTGTCGGCGATGCTGCAATCGTGGGAAGCTTCTTCAAGGATACCTATAAGGACAGCGGGGATGTGGATGAGGAGCATGTGAGATGCATGATGGCAGCGAGAGATGCTTGTCTGAAGGGGGAGTAGCGATATGATTAAATTACTGCGTGTCGATCACCGACTTCTGCATGGACAGGTTGCCTTTTCCTGGACAAAGCAGTTGGGCGCTGACTGTATTCTGATTGCCAATGATGAGGTGGTTCAGGATGAGCTTAGAATGACAGCAATCCGGATGTCGAAGCCAAACGGGGTCAAGCTGGTGATGAAAAGTGTGGATGCTTCTATCAAGGCATTAACCAGTGGTGTGACGGATAAATACAAGCTGTTTATCATATGCGGAAACATTGCAGATGCTGCAGCACTTGTCAGAAATGTTCCGGCACTGACCTCTATCAATCTGGGCGGGCTGAAAAACGAGCCTGGAAAAAAACAGATTTCAAAGGCTATTTCTGTAGATGAACAGGATGTGAAACTATTGAAGGAGCTGCATGAACAGGGTGTTGAGCTGGAAATCCGTATGGTACCGGGTGATCCCAAGCAGGATCCCCTGCAGCTGATATAGCAAGGAGGAAAGAAAGATGAATTTACTGATACAATCACTGTTGATTGGGTTCGTTGCGTTATTCGGGTATGCGAATGCAATTATGGGTAGTTCCATGCTGGACCGCCCACTCGTTATTTCACCACTGGTTGGTCTGGTGCTGGGGGATTTACAAATGGGAATCATGGTCGGAGCAACTCTGGAGCTGGTATGGCTAGGGGCATTTCCGGTCGGTGCGAGCAATCCGCCGGATATGGTATCCGGGACAATTATCGGAGCATCCTTTGTAATTTCCAGCGGCAGTGAAGCCGGAACCGCTGTAGCATTGGCTGTTCCTATCGCTACACTCGTGCTGATGCTGAGTAATATTTTAATGATGTTTGTAATTCCGCAGCTATGCTGTGTGATGGCAGACCGCAATGCGGCAAAGGGAAATGTAAAGGGTGTTGAGCATGCTCATTTACTGGCAGTCAGCATCTTCCTTATTCCATTATCCCTGCTGGTGGCTGTTTCCTACTATGTGGGAGCACCGTTTATCGCAGATATCGTAAAATCCATTCCGGCCTTTATTACACATGGCCTGGAGGTCGCAACCGGAATTATCCCTGCCATCGGATTTGCAATGCTGGCAAGGATGATTATGACAAAGGATGTCGCAGCCTTCTTCTTTGGCGGTTTTCTGTTGAGCGCCTATCTGCAGGTACCGGTTCTCGGTGTTGCACTGATGGCCTGTGTTATCGTAATCGTGATTATGACAATAAAAAAGGATACAAGTATGAAAATGGAGGTCGTACAGGATGACAACGAATTCTAATCTGAAAAAGCTGAATAGAAAAGATCTTATGAGTGTGTTCTGGAGATCCTGTCATCAGGATGCTTCCTGGAATTATGAGCGCCAGCAAAACCTTGCGGCCGGCTATACCATGTGCAAGGTTATCAAAAAGCTGTATGCAGATGATGAAGAAGCGAGAAGCCGCGCCTTACAGCGGCATCTGGAATTCATGGCAATTACTCCGCATCTGTCCACCCTGCTGTATGGGATTCTTGCGGCGATGGAAGAAGAAAATGCAAATAATAAGGATTTTGATGAAAACTCAATCAACGCAGTGCGTGCATCTCTGATGGGGCCGCTGGCAGGAATTGGTGATTCTCTGATTTGGGGGACTCTGCGTATCATAGCGGCAGGCATCGCAATCTCCTTTTCCAAAGATGGCAATATCATGGGGCCGTTGATTTTCCTGCTGATTTTCAATATTCCTGCATGGCTTTTGCGGTATTTCTGTCTGAATAAAGGGTATAGTCTGGGTGCTGATGTGTTTAAACAGGTGACGGAATCCGGTCTGATGGAGAAGGTAACCTATGCGGCTTCCGTTGTCGGTTTGATGGTAATCGGCTGTATGAGTGCTTCCATGGTATACTTTGAGCTGCCAATTAAGGTGGGAAGCGGTGATTTTGCACAGCCGTTACAGGATTATCTGAATGAGGTCATGCCCTGTCTGCTTCCGCTTGCTATATTTGGCATTCTGTATTATTTTCTTGGCAAAAAGGTTAAAACGACAACGATTCTTATCGTCATCATCGTTTTAAGTATATTCCTGGCGTTCTTTGGAATTGTTTAATATATTTTACATTGTCTGCTTGAATAAAATGGAGGCTTTGATTAAAAAGAGCCTTCTTTTTTATATGGTTCTATGAAATCATATTTATATGATATCCAGATACGGATAAAAAAGTCTGTCTCTTACATGCAGGGCTTAGGAATATCTTATATATAGCAGATAGGGGAATATGTATAACACAGAAGACTGCGACAGGATACGTGCAGGACTGTACAGCAGTCTCTTAAAAGGATAGTTGCAATATCCTTTCCCAGAAATTACCAGTTGTTTTCTTCTGTATATTTTTCACTCGCTATAATACAATAGTACAAGGAGAGTGAGATATGGAAGAAGAAATGAAAATAGAAGATGCATGGAGGCTGCTTATGCAGTACCCGAATGTATGGCTGGGAGATTATCCCGAAGAACTGTATCGTGCCTTTCTGGAAATTGGCAGAGACGAGCTGATCTTCAACAGTAAAAAGCAAAAGGTTATAGATGAAATCACAGAGCTGATGATTCGGGTGAAGCCGGGTCTGCGCATCCTTCGGGAGGAAGTCGTAAGTGCAGGAAGAAAGGGACAGCATATCCTGTTGTTTGATGAAATGTTTGTATCCGTATTCCGATTGAAGGAAGCAGGCTCTGTCGCATAGCGTAAAGAATACCTATAAAGAAACCGGAGTAAGTCTTCGGTTTTTTCTTTTATAGAAAAAGCGTTTATATAATGCAAAGAAAAGCTGTGTATATGACTTATAAAACGTATATATAGCTTATAAAGAACGCATACATAGGACAAGCCTTTTTTATTATTCTTTAGCGGCAGCAGGGATAGAAGTTTTATAAGCTGAAAGAAAAGTATCGGTTCAGCGATTGGTTTCGTTTAATTCCTATAATTTGACTATGGTAAGAAGCTGTGCTATCATTGCTACGTAAAAAATCTCAATGAATCGCATAATAAACAGGTGTGGTTAAGGTCTGTGGTATTTATGCCACATTATGCCTGTATTTGTTTTTCTATGCATTATTGAGTCAGGAAAGGAAGGCTGCAGTTATGAATAAACAGTATAGAGGCTTTCATCAGTTGCCGCACAGCACAGCATCTAATGAACTGCAGGAGGGCTGTATTGTCCTGGAGGGTGGAGCGTTTCGTGGA comes from the Erysipelotrichaceae bacterium 66202529 genome and includes:
- a CDS encoding PTS sugar transporter, encoding MNLLIQSLLIGFVALFGYANAIMGSSMLDRPLVISPLVGLVLGDLQMGIMVGATLELVWLGAFPVGASNPPDMVSGTIIGASFVISSGSEAGTAVALAVPIATLVLMLSNILMMFVIPQLCCVMADRNAAKGNVKGVEHAHLLAVSIFLIPLSLLVAVSYYVGAPFIADIVKSIPAFITHGLEVATGIIPAIGFAMLARMIMTKDVAAFFFGGFLLSAYLQVPVLGVALMACVIVIVIMTIKKDTSMKMEVVQDDNEF
- a CDS encoding PTS mannose transporter subunit IID; this encodes MTTNSNLKKLNRKDLMSVFWRSCHQDASWNYERQQNLAAGYTMCKVIKKLYADDEEARSRALQRHLEFMAITPHLSTLLYGILAAMEEENANNKDFDENSINAVRASLMGPLAGIGDSLIWGTLRIIAAGIAISFSKDGNIMGPLIFLLIFNIPAWLLRYFCLNKGYSLGADVFKQVTESGLMEKVTYAASVVGLMVIGCMSASMVYFELPIKVGSGDFAQPLQDYLNEVMPCLLPLAIFGILYYFLGKKVKTTTILIVIIVLSIFLAFFGIV